In Myxococcales bacterium, the following proteins share a genomic window:
- a CDS encoding replication-associated recombination protein A: MTQDLFATPEDLGPNTPLAERMRPRRLDEVVGQEKAIGPGSMLRQAIQAGEVPSLIFWGPPGSGKTTIARLLAQHTDTVFTAFSAVLSGVKEVRTVVEEARQRQRSSGKKTILFVDEIHRFNKSQQDSFLPHIEAGTIVLIGATTENPSFEVNAALLSRCRVITLEGLAPKDIETLLRRALEDRQRGLGKRGLTATPKALDHLARLAHGDARVALNALEIAAAGELPLIDGKPTITLEVAETAIQSKALLYDKAGEQHYNVISAFIKSLRASDPDAALYWLARMLDAGEDPMFIARRMVILSSEDISNADPRALPLATAAMQAVHMIGLPEARIILAQAASYLACAPKSNASYMGLEKAARDVKEKGALEVPKHLRNAPTRLMKDLGYHDGYKYDHDFDHHFSGQPCLPVELEDRRYYEPSDQGVEERIRVRLEWLRQHRDKHSKKAP, translated from the coding sequence ATGACCCAGGATTTGTTTGCCACCCCCGAGGATCTCGGCCCGAATACGCCCCTGGCGGAGCGAATGCGCCCCCGCCGGCTGGACGAGGTCGTCGGCCAGGAAAAGGCGATCGGCCCCGGCAGCATGTTGCGCCAGGCGATTCAGGCCGGCGAGGTGCCGTCGCTGATTTTCTGGGGCCCGCCCGGCAGCGGCAAGACGACCATCGCCCGCCTGCTCGCCCAGCACACCGACACCGTGTTCACCGCCTTTTCCGCGGTGCTGTCGGGCGTCAAGGAAGTTCGCACGGTCGTCGAGGAAGCCCGGCAGCGGCAACGTTCCAGCGGCAAGAAAACCATCCTGTTCGTCGACGAAATCCACCGCTTCAACAAAAGCCAGCAGGACAGCTTTCTGCCGCACATCGAGGCCGGCACCATCGTCCTGATCGGCGCCACGACCGAAAACCCCAGCTTCGAGGTGAACGCCGCGCTGCTCTCCCGTTGCCGGGTGATCACGCTGGAAGGGCTGGCGCCGAAAGACATCGAAACGCTGTTGCGCCGCGCCCTCGAGGACCGGCAGCGCGGTTTGGGCAAACGCGGCCTGACCGCCACCCCCAAGGCGCTTGACCACCTCGCCCGGCTGGCCCACGGCGACGCCCGCGTGGCGCTCAACGCCCTGGAAATCGCCGCCGCCGGCGAGCTACCGCTGATCGACGGCAAGCCGACGATCACGCTGGAAGTCGCCGAAACCGCCATTCAGTCGAAGGCGCTGCTCTACGACAAGGCGGGCGAGCAGCACTACAACGTCATTTCGGCTTTCATCAAAAGCCTGCGCGCCTCCGACCCCGACGCCGCGCTGTACTGGCTGGCGCGGATGCTCGACGCCGGCGAGGACCCGATGTTCATCGCCCGCCGGATGGTCATCCTGTCGTCGGAGGACATCTCCAACGCCGACCCGCGCGCCCTGCCCCTGGCCACCGCGGCCATGCAGGCGGTGCACATGATCGGCCTGCCCGAGGCGCGGATCATCCTCGCCCAGGCGGCTTCCTACCTGGCCTGCGCCCCGAAAAGCAACGCCAGCTACATGGGGCTGGAAAAGGCGGCGCGCGACGTCAAGGAAAAGGGCGCCCTCGAGGTGCCAAAGCACCTGCGCAACGCCCCGACCCGCCTGATGAAGGATTTGGGCTACCACGACGGCTACAAGTACGATCACGATTTCGATCACCATTTTTCCGGCCAGCCCTGCCTGCCGGTGGAACTGGAAGATCGCCGCTATTACGAGCCGAGCGACCAGGGCGTGGAGGAACGAATCCGCGTCCGCCTAGAATGGCTGCGCCAACACCGCGACAAACATTCGAAAAAAGCCCCCTGA